In a genomic window of Mycolicibacterium neoaurum VKM Ac-1815D:
- a CDS encoding DUF5313 domain-containing protein, which translates to MAATPSFFQRVLYAYGRRLPDSMRDWVTADLTGKGAVRRHMLRYAIPPAVILAPLWLLPASLYVHLEMTVPIYTWALIMAFVLNKVWRRHRLSQHGLDPKLIDTMNREKNARLHEDYARRYGARPQDAEWQSNPSPF; encoded by the coding sequence ATGGCCGCAACACCGAGCTTCTTCCAGCGGGTGCTCTATGCATATGGACGCCGCCTGCCCGACTCCATGCGCGATTGGGTGACGGCCGACCTGACCGGCAAGGGTGCGGTGCGCAGGCACATGCTGCGCTACGCGATCCCACCGGCCGTCATCCTCGCTCCGCTGTGGCTGTTGCCGGCATCACTGTACGTCCACCTGGAGATGACCGTGCCCATTTACACCTGGGCATTGATCATGGCCTTCGTGCTGAACAAGGTGTGGCGTCGGCACCGACTGTCCCAGCACGGGCTGGACCCCAAACTGATCGACACGATGAACCGCGAGAAGAACGCCCGCCTGCACGAGGACTACGCGCGCCGCTACGGCGCCCGTCCGCAGGACGCCGAATGGCAGTCCAACCCGAGCCCGTTCTAG